The region ATTACGAAAAGCGCGCGAAAATTGGTTTTCACGTCTTGTAGAACCTGTTCCCCGCTGGTCTAGCTCAACGCTTCCAGTTCCGCATGTTGATGCTGCGGTCATGCTAGTTGCGCGGGAAGCTCCATCTTCTAAACCTATCGTTTGGCGCCGATTTGACCGACTTTTGTCGAGATTTCTAAGCTTGAGTGCAATAAAAATGTACTCTACAGATATTACACACAATGGGCAAAAATATTCAAGAAAGAATGTGAGAATACCGACAAATCTCTGCAATTCTTCTGTACCGGCCTTCCAGCCCCAAACACACTCGCCATTGATACTGGTGTTTGTTGCAGCGAGATAAGATTGATACCCGAATCCAATAAACCATACGGCAGCCATTGATAGTTTGATCTTACCTCGAGAAAGCTTATTCAAATGCCGCACGGGATGGACAACAGCGAGATATCGTTCTGTGGACAACAAGACCAGATTGAGTGTGGATGTCATAAAAAGCGCCCATAATGGATACTCTGAGTGCCAAAGTCGACAGAATATCTCTCCCACTGTACCTTGCTTCGCAAGAAGCGGTTGCCAACGATCCATACGTAGTAAAGTGAAAACTAAAGAGCTCGTGAAATCGATGATTGATTGGTGCAAGATAAGAAGATGTGTAAGCGACTGAAATGATTTCCAGTTGTTGAAGATTACAACAAGGACTAAACCATTACCAACAATACCTAAGGATCCAATGACACCGTTGATGACATTCAGCGCCTGTTGTTCCTTAGATATAAAAGTGTCGTCCACATACGGTAGCCCCGTAGAAATGTttatttcaacagtatttttaatGAGTTCCATGGTTGCACTACACTTGTCTGATCTTGAAGTAGAAGTAAGCCTCTCGCCAAGTCAACCCAAAATGGAGCTCATATCGATGACGAGATTCTAAACATGTAATGTCAGTTTGTCAAAATGCACTAACATTTACACAACACCAAATATGGATATAATCATACTGAGTAGGTTGTACCATGCATTAACCGTTTACGCCACTCAAATTCCACAAGACAATCAAATATACGTGCACTCGTCAGTGGTAGTCAGCCACACAATTCCTCGGGTGTCGAAATAAAGTAAAAGGCTGGCGCAAGTCACAGTCTGCAAGAGCGTGATTTCAGGACAAAATCTTCACAATTCATTGATGATCTAAACGCCCTCACAGCGGTTATGAAGCGCATGCAGCGTGAGCTGGTGGTGTATGGtgtttaagggtacatgcccatgagtttcattcaggggcgtgtttgtaaaacggcacagcgcattagtaaaaagaataaaaaatactaaaattttcaccggggttcgaaccactgccaatttcactgaatgctaaagatgcctatgctgtgccacggtgactgtggttaacattcggcgattttcaaagatatacatatcaaca is a window of Amphiura filiformis chromosome 2, Afil_fr2py, whole genome shotgun sequence DNA encoding:
- the LOC140138044 gene encoding melanopsin-A-like → MELIKNTVEINISTGLPYVDDTFISKEQQALNVINGVIGSLGIVGNGLVLVVIFNNWKSFQSLTHLLILHQSIIDFTSSLVFTLLRMDRWQPLLAKQGTVGEIFCRLWHSEYPLWALFMTSTLNLVLLSTERYLAVVHPVRHLNKLSRGKIKLSMAAVWFIGFGYQSYLAATNTSINGECVWGWKAGTEELQRFVGILTFFLEYFCPLCVISVEYIFIALKLRNLDKSRSNRRQTIGLEDGASRATSMTAASTCGTGSVELDQRGTGSTRRNKLHQTLKSNKTVPFSNGLDKSNE